One Zingiber officinale cultivar Zhangliang chromosome 10B, Zo_v1.1, whole genome shotgun sequence genomic window, CTGGCTACACTGCGGGACCACTTTGGATCAGTTAATTGTGTCAGGTGGGCTAAGCATGGTAGGCTCCTTGCTTCTGGATCTGATGATCAGGTAATTCTTATTCATGAGAAAAAGCCTGGATCTGGTACAACTGAATTTGGCAGCGGAGAGCCTCCAGATGTAGAAAATTGGAAAGTTACTATGACATTGAGAGGCCATACTGCAGATGTGGTAATTAGAAAATTTTCCCTTACTTGAGATTTCAATTTTTTATGTTATGAACACCAATATGTTATACATTTGTTTATTTAGTCTTGATCATGCTTGTCTAATGGAATTTCCTATTATGTTTAAAATAGGTAGATCTCAATTGGTCTCCTGATGACTCAACACTAGCTAGTGGTAGCTTGGATAATACTATTCACATTTGGAGCGTTACCACTGGCATCTGCACTGCTGTACTAAGAGGGCATTCCAGCTTAGTCAAAGGAGTTACTTGGGATCCTATTGGTTCTTTCATAGCTAGTCAGTCAGATGACAAAACTGTAATAATATGGAGAACTAGTGATTGGAGCTTGGCACATAAGACAGAAGGCCACTGGTCAAAGTCGGTGCGTAATGGTCGCTAGTTATTGCAACATTTTTCACAAACCTATATGCTATGTGTTAGTAAAGATGTCATCCTTCACTAGTCTATTTATAATACTTTTTCTCTTTCCAGCTTGGTTCTACATTTTTCAGGCGCCTTGGGTGGTCACCGTGTGGCCATTTCATCACTACTACTCATGGCTTTCAGAAACCTAGACATTCAGCCCCTGTTCTTGAAAGAGGTGAATGGTCTGCTACCTTTGATTTCCTGGGTCATAACGCTCCTGTTATTGTGGTAAAGTTTAACCATTCCATGTTCCGGAAACAATTTTCTAATTCCCAAGAAGCAAACTCTGCACCTGCTGGATGGACCAATGGATCTTCTAAGGCTGCATCAAGAGAGCTCCAACCATATAATGTTATTGCAATTGGAAGTCAGGACCGTACTATAACAGTGTGGACGACGGCAAGTGCCCGCCCCTTATTTGTTGCTAAACACTTCTTTACACAAAGTGTTGTTGACTTATCATGGTAATAGACTTTTTTTTTTACACAAGCTTGCCATTTTTTCTCTTCATGTCTGCTTcatagtcaacctaattttatCTCTTTGCTGGCAGGAGCCCAGATGGCTATGCTCTTTTCGCTTGCTCTTTGGATGGCACAGTAGCCTCCTTTCATTTTGAGGTGAAGGAGCTAGGACACAGGTTAAATGATACTGAGCTGGATGAAATAAAGAGAAGTCGGTATGGAGATGTCAGAGGAAGGCAATCAAACTTAGCAGAAAGTGCTGCACAGTTAGTGCTAGAAGCAGTCTCAGCTAAGCAAACAGCAAGCAAAAAAGTAGCATCTACTGTTGAGAAAAATCAGATATCTGGAAAAGCTTCCACTGATCCAGTAAATCCAATTATTAGCCAACCAATTCACAAGAGTACTGATGCCCAGCCTGGAGATGGTAGAAAAAATGGAGGGGCTATAAACGATGGTTCAAATACTATTACATCTGCGCAGTTATCAAGTCCTCCAAAACAAAGAGAGTATCGCCGTCCTGATGGCCGAAAACGAATTATACCAGAAGCAGTTGGAGTTCCAGCACACCAGGAAAATCAGTCTGCAGTTCATGCTCAACTTGCAGAATTCTCTCCCTTGGCCTTGGATCAAACAAAGGACAATCGAAATGTAGTTGCTGATGGTGGGGTAAAAGATGCTTCCCTAAAGCGTCCATTTAGTGGAAGCTATGAGACACACAGCTATTCTGACAAGCTTAACAACTGTGGATCTAAGGAGCGTTCTGGAATCACTGCAAGAGCTAACATCACTGAAAGTCTTCTTATCGAGAAAACACCAGTTCTGACTAGCACTGATGGAAGGGCTAATGTAGAACATATAGGGTGTATAGGCATGCCAAGTTCTCTATCAACCTGCAATTCTCTTTCAATTCGAGTATTTAATAAGAAAAATACTGAAGACAGTTTACCAATCTGCCTGGAAGCAAAGCCTGTTGAGCATTCTGCCCATGACGTGATTGGTGTTGGTAATGCATTTTCCACTAAAGAAACTGAAATAAGTTGCACACAAGGATCTGAAACTCTGTGGTCTGATCGCATATCTGGAAAAGTCACTGTTTTAGCTGGAAATGCCAATTTTTGGGCTGTTGGTTGTGATGATGGTTGCCTACAGGTACACAAAAAATCACTTTTATATTAATGCAAAACTAATCTAATATATGCCAATATATGGGATCCTAACCCTCTTTTATAGATTGATAACATGACTTATTTTtcgtaaaataattttttttgacagTCTTTTCTAAAAAactaaaccttttatagaaactGGCAAACTCTATTATATTCTATAATTTACGGAATCATAATCCCATAAATCATGGAATATTTTCAATCTTATTTTTAGGGATATTCATGGTTATAAATTAGTCTGTTAATGATCTCATAAATGAATCGGATGTTCGTCAACAAGCTTGGTGTTTAGTTGGATAAAACTTGTTTAAGTTCGTTCAATAGGAaaacaatataaaaataaacaaactcgAATACTAGTAAGTTTGGTTCATTAATGTTCATGAATAGtttatgaataaatttatttattaatttgtgtgaaatttaattgtaaatttacttcttaattttttatttaaatagatgTAATTTATAactataatttaaattatttataatatgctAAAATAATAGAATACTATAAGTTTCAAGAATTAGATAAAAGTGTAGCCTAGTTTATAAATAAAGCAAAGCTATTAGTTAAgcttgataatatttttaataaataagctTAAACAAGAtaagtaaataaataagtttCAGCATAGCTAAGCTCGACTTTGATCCTTTAATCCCTAGTTACAAAATCATGTTTCTGGACCCTTTCCCTCAAGCTAGTAAATAAATGTTTATCATTTCTagccaaggttctaaaattcgctaggctcTAGTCGGGCGGCAGACCAGTGCCTAGCGCCTGGGCGGCCTAGGCGGGGATTAGATgccgctaggcggattcctcggtATCCCTTGATTCATGTGGACTGTGGACATTGTCAGATGCAAATCTAAatgttgtcttaaacaatttcatagcaatggagATCTATGTATTGTGAACAGTAGAACATGCAGTAAATTATCATAATCATGTAGTAAACAGTAGAACATATATCCAACTTGAATTTTAAAACCTTGCTATAAGCTAAAACAACTCTAGTGGTGGAAAACATTAGAAAACAGtagcaatagttcaattcaagattacaatgcattgtgaactagtaaccactaagcaaaatataattgttgaataacataaatcatgtcttaacaaaatgagtttaaaattacacaactaataatatctcatagactcatatttattctacttcttcttctccataattttcaataacttgttcttcatatgacacaaactcaatatcattattgtgatcctcgtcttcttcttcggattcaaaatcatcttcatgaagttctctcactctagagcttcttcgggttgtagattttcatctgctccacttgcttcatcaaccatttgccatgtgagcccggaacctagttcaacttcatcatcttccccaccatccacaatccaactttgaagcatcttttgcaagaaggacatcgacattcctttctttttctcgtttttgtttgttcaacaatctagcattaaattggacaaatactagattgttcaacctgttggcatccaacctatttcttttctttgtatgaatctaaaaa contains:
- the LOC122029124 gene encoding protein HIRA-like; the encoded protein is MITEKPSWVRHEGMQIFSIDIQAGGLRFATGGGDHKVRIWNMKSLEGGSENDSSTPKVLATLRDHFGSVNCVRWAKHGRLLASGSDDQVILIHEKKPGSGTTEFGSGEPPDVENWKVTMTLRGHTADVVDLNWSPDDSTLASGSLDNTIHIWSVTTGICTAVLRGHSSLVKGVTWDPIGSFIASQSDDKTVIIWRTSDWSLAHKTEGHWSKSLGSTFFRRLGWSPCGHFITTTHGFQKPRHSAPVLEREANSAPAGWTNGSSKAASRELQPYNVIAIGSQDRTITVWTTASARPLFVAKHFFTQSVVDLSWSPDGYALFACSLDGTVASFHFEVKELGHRLNDTELDEIKRSRYGDVRGRQSNLAESAAQLVLEAVSAKQTASKKVASTVEKNQISGKASTDPVNPIISQPIHKSTDAQPGDGRKNGGAINDGSNTITSAQLSSPPKQREYRRPDGRKRIIPEAVGVPAHQENQSAVHAQLAEFSPLALDQTKDNRNVVADGGVKDASLKRPFSGSYETHSYSDKLNNCGSKERSGITARANITESLLIEKTPVLTSTDGRANVEHIGCIGMPSSLSTCNSLSIRVFNKKNTEDSLPICLEAKPVEHSAHDVIGVGNAFSTKETEISCTQGSETLWSDRISGKVTVLAGNANFWAVGCDDGCLQIYTKCGRRAMPVMMMGSAAVFVDCDEAWKLLLVTKRGLLYVWDLFNRTCILHESLASLVTAREESSTKDAGTIRVISARFSRSGSPLVVLATRHAFLFDMSMLCWLRIADDCFPASNFASTFNLSSIQSGELGKLQVDVGKFLARKPSWTRVTDDGTQTRAHLETQLASSLALKSPNEYRQCLLSYVRFLARSVLVFSF